In Zingiber officinale cultivar Zhangliang chromosome 1A, Zo_v1.1, whole genome shotgun sequence, a genomic segment contains:
- the LOC122004771 gene encoding signal peptide peptidase-like 3 — protein MLLRIPRFFDPWGGGYQMIGFGDMILPGLLISFSRRFDRLTEKTKGTGYFLWLVIGYTVGLSLTYLVLYLMNGHGQPALLYLVPCTLGLTVILGGIRGELNELWNFKEREYSKSDSAGHAQPLPV, from the exons ATGCTTCTGAGAATACCTAGATTTTTTGATCCTTGGGGAGGAGGCTACCAAATGATTGGTTTTGGTGATATGATTTTACCCGGCTTACTTATTTCTTTCAGTCGCAG GTTTGATAGATTAACTGAAAAGACCAAGGGTACTGGTTATTTCCTTTGGCTTGTAATTGGCTATACTGTCG GTTTATCGCTTACCTACCTTGTCCTATACCTGATGAATGGGCATGGCCAACCTGCTTTGCTCTACTTGGTACCATGCACATTAG GTCTTACTGTTATATTGGGTGGCATTAGGGGAGAACTTAATGAGCTATGGAACTTTAAAGAGAGAGAATATTCCAAATCTGATTCTGCTGGACATGCTCAACCGCTGCCTGTCTAA